In the genome of Segatella copri, one region contains:
- a CDS encoding OstA-like protein, producing MISNRHYNNIKNGHRIFFALILCLFGFSLVLAMQAPKRKHKKRPQGDRVYLLHADELRYDMYGNNPDAQIVKGKVSFMHQGGHLTCDSAYFYQGSNSVKAFGHVHYRQGDTLSLTCERADYDGMMQMMHARKNVVLRHRRQTLLTDSLDFDRLYNMANFFDGGTLIDGKDKLVSDWGEYHTETREAKFVFNVKLRSGKDVITTDTLYYDVPTSTAHLVGPSRIISGASVVNTHDGYYDTKTDKAKLFGRSTLVDKDKSITGDSLYYVKNGESTGYGNVVYVDKKNKNTLTCNYLRYNEKTGKGFATKNPVVVDYSQKDTLWMHSDTMRIYTFNINTDSVYRKVHAYPHVRAFRNDIQAVCDSLVFNSQDSCMTMYKDPITWNLNRQLLGEEIKVYMADSTIRFAHVLRQALSIEQMPDKEHFNQITSSEMKSYFDKGEMKMSEAIGNVQTVYYMTNDKDSSLVGLNYLETDTMRMYLGAARKLDKIWTNKFTSTMYPMTQIPPAKYKLPNFAWFEDIRPKDKNDIFVWRGKAKGSELKEIKRHQAPLQTLQKNASVEVPEKEKDLVEEPKVVSSKVSAKQKTSKARAKKKPGVR from the coding sequence ATGATCAGTAACAGACATTATAATAATATCAAGAACGGGCATAGAATCTTTTTCGCATTGATTCTATGCCTATTTGGGTTTTCTTTGGTGCTAGCTATGCAGGCACCTAAGAGGAAGCACAAGAAGCGCCCTCAGGGAGACAGAGTCTATCTTCTCCATGCCGATGAGCTGCGCTACGACATGTATGGCAACAATCCGGATGCCCAGATTGTGAAGGGCAAGGTTTCCTTCATGCATCAGGGCGGTCACCTCACCTGCGACAGTGCCTATTTCTATCAGGGTTCCAACTCGGTGAAGGCATTCGGTCATGTGCATTATCGCCAGGGAGACACCCTCTCGCTTACCTGCGAAAGGGCTGATTACGATGGAATGATGCAGATGATGCATGCCCGCAAGAACGTGGTGCTGCGCCATCGCCGACAGACGCTGCTTACCGACAGTCTGGATTTCGACCGTCTGTATAACATGGCTAACTTCTTCGACGGCGGTACGCTGATTGACGGCAAGGATAAGCTGGTTTCCGACTGGGGAGAGTATCACACCGAGACCCGAGAGGCAAAGTTTGTTTTCAACGTAAAGCTGCGCAGCGGCAAGGATGTGATTACCACCGATACCTTGTATTATGACGTACCTACATCCACTGCCCATCTGGTGGGACCATCTCGGATTATCTCGGGTGCCAGCGTGGTGAATACCCACGATGGTTACTATGATACCAAGACCGATAAGGCGAAGCTCTTTGGCCGATCTACGCTGGTGGATAAGGACAAGTCCATCACCGGCGACAGTCTCTACTATGTAAAGAATGGCGAGAGCACGGGTTATGGCAATGTGGTGTATGTGGATAAGAAGAATAAGAATACGCTGACATGCAACTATCTCCGATATAACGAGAAAACCGGTAAGGGATTCGCAACCAAGAATCCTGTTGTTGTCGACTATTCGCAGAAAGATACCTTGTGGATGCATTCGGATACGATGCGCATCTACACTTTCAACATCAATACCGATTCCGTTTACCGCAAGGTGCATGCCTATCCTCATGTACGTGCCTTCCGCAATGACATCCAGGCAGTATGTGATTCCCTGGTATTCAATTCCCAGGACTCCTGCATGACGATGTATAAGGATCCTATTACCTGGAATCTCAATCGCCAGTTGCTGGGTGAGGAAATCAAGGTATATATGGCTGATTCCACTATCCGCTTTGCCCATGTGCTGCGTCAGGCACTTTCCATCGAACAGATGCCCGACAAGGAGCACTTCAATCAGATTACATCCAGCGAGATGAAGTCTTATTTCGACAAGGGCGAGATGAAGATGTCGGAAGCCATCGGTAATGTGCAGACCGTGTATTACATGACTAACGACAAGGACAGTTCGCTGGTGGGTCTCAATTATCTGGAGACCGATACCATGCGTATGTATCTGGGAGCGGCACGCAAGCTGGACAAGATTTGGACCAACAAGTTTACCAGTACGATGTATCCGATGACCCAGATTCCGCCAGCCAAATATAAACTGCCTAATTTTGCCTGGTTCGAAGATATCCGTCCTAAGGATAAAAACGACATCTTTGTATGGCGCGGCAAGGCGAAGGGTTCCGAGCTGAAGGAAATCAAGCGCCATCAGGCTCCGCTTCAGACGCTTCAGAAAAACGCATCGGTAGAAGTGCCTGAAAAGGAAAAAGACTTAGTAGAAGAGCCTAAGGTGGTATCTTCCAAGGTTTCGGCAAAGCAGAAGACTTCCAAGGCAAGAGCCAAGAAGAAACCAGGTGTTCGATAG
- the mutL gene encoding DNA mismatch repair endonuclease MutL, which translates to MSDVIQLLPDSVANQIAAGEVIQRPASVIKELVENAVDAGARNIHVSVVDAGRTNIQVIDDGKGMSETDARLAFERHSTSKIRKADDLFALRTMGFRGEALASIAAVAQVELKTRQDSDEIGTLVAISGSRYERQEPCACAVGTIFSVSNIFYNVPARRKFLKSNATELNNILTAFERIALVNPQITFTLRSNGTEVFNLRAANLRQRILDIFGKKFNHDLLPVNVETTMCKVTGFAGKPESARKKGVHQFFFVNGRYMKHPYFNKAVMAAYDRLIPLGEQVPYFLYFEVDPKDIDVNIHPTKTEIKFENEQAIWQILSAAVKESIGMFNDVPTIDFDTEDKPEIPVYNPEVPASTPAPKISLNPSYNPFKVHSSSNAKPVGAGFPGPSSTKPEVDQNWEQLYEGLKDQDEQQHTMELFDNPDQEASEGTSPSSIIAEKSPSHYQYKGKYIMTAVKSGLMIIDQHRAHVRILFEQYLRQLKDRTFHSQKVLFPEVVQFPMSEKVIFEKILPEMNEMGFELEDLGGGSYAVNSVPAGLEGMNPVKLVQDMVASAVEKGVSAMEEINTSLALSLARQAAIPHGQVLSNDEMEGLVNGLFACENVNYTPDGKSVLCILQQQEIEHLLG; encoded by the coding sequence ATGAGTGATGTCATTCAACTTTTACCCGATTCTGTTGCCAATCAGATAGCGGCAGGAGAGGTGATACAGCGTCCAGCTTCCGTAATCAAGGAGCTGGTTGAGAACGCTGTGGATGCAGGCGCCCGGAATATCCATGTATCTGTGGTGGATGCCGGTCGCACCAATATCCAGGTCATTGATGATGGCAAGGGAATGTCGGAGACCGATGCCCGATTGGCTTTCGAGCGTCATTCCACCTCGAAGATCCGCAAGGCAGATGATCTCTTTGCACTCCGCACCATGGGATTCCGTGGTGAGGCTCTCGCCTCTATCGCCGCAGTGGCGCAGGTGGAACTGAAAACCCGACAGGATAGTGACGAGATAGGTACGCTGGTTGCCATCTCAGGATCCCGATACGAACGGCAGGAACCTTGTGCCTGTGCCGTGGGAACCATCTTCTCGGTGAGTAACATCTTCTATAATGTTCCGGCTCGAAGAAAGTTCCTCAAGTCGAACGCCACCGAACTGAATAATATCCTGACTGCCTTTGAGCGCATTGCCCTGGTGAATCCGCAGATTACCTTTACCCTGCGCAGCAATGGCACCGAGGTGTTCAATCTTCGTGCGGCGAATCTGCGCCAGCGCATTCTGGATATTTTCGGAAAGAAGTTTAATCACGACCTGCTGCCAGTGAACGTGGAAACCACCATGTGCAAGGTGACTGGGTTTGCGGGCAAGCCTGAGTCGGCACGCAAGAAGGGAGTTCATCAGTTCTTCTTTGTCAACGGAAGATACATGAAGCACCCTTATTTCAACAAGGCTGTGATGGCGGCTTACGACCGGCTGATTCCGCTGGGCGAGCAGGTGCCGTACTTTCTCTATTTCGAGGTAGACCCAAAAGACATTGATGTCAACATTCACCCTACCAAGACCGAAATCAAGTTTGAGAACGAACAGGCCATCTGGCAGATTCTCTCGGCGGCAGTGAAGGAAAGCATCGGCATGTTCAATGATGTGCCTACCATCGATTTCGATACTGAGGATAAACCGGAGATTCCTGTTTACAATCCTGAAGTTCCTGCATCCACGCCGGCTCCGAAAATCAGTCTGAATCCTAGCTACAATCCTTTCAAGGTTCATTCTTCTTCCAATGCCAAGCCTGTGGGTGCCGGTTTTCCGGGACCTTCGAGCACCAAACCGGAGGTTGACCAGAACTGGGAGCAGCTCTACGAGGGGCTGAAAGACCAGGATGAACAGCAGCATACGATGGAACTTTTTGATAATCCGGATCAGGAAGCGAGTGAAGGAACTTCGCCAAGCAGTATCATTGCAGAGAAATCTCCTTCTCATTATCAGTATAAGGGTAAGTATATCATGACCGCCGTGAAATCGGGTCTGATGATTATCGACCAGCATCGTGCCCATGTGCGCATCCTCTTTGAGCAGTATCTGCGCCAGTTGAAGGATCGCACCTTCCATTCTCAGAAGGTTCTCTTCCCGGAAGTGGTTCAGTTTCCGATGTCGGAGAAGGTTATCTTCGAAAAGATATTGCCCGAGATGAACGAGATGGGCTTCGAATTGGAAGACTTGGGTGGTGGCAGTTATGCCGTCAACTCAGTGCCTGCCGGATTGGAGGGAATGAATCCCGTAAAACTGGTACAGGATATGGTGGCGAGTGCTGTAGAGAAAGGTGTATCTGCCATGGAAGAAATCAATACATCCCTGGCACTCTCGCTGGCTCGCCAGGCAGCTATACCTCATGGACAGGTGTTGAGCAACGACGAGATGGAGGGTTTGGTGAACGGACTTTTCGCCTGCGAGAATGTGAACTACACCCCCGACGGCAAGTCGGTGCTTTGCATCCTGCAGCAGCAGGAGATAGAGCATCTTTTGGGATAG
- a CDS encoding OmpA family protein gives MKKLLAMLALASVTMGSFAQDVTPDEKYSIATNSFASNWFVQVGADWNAWYSAEERGHGMAKSPFKKFRSNPGVSLAIGKWFTPSIGLRTKLQGIWGKKVDADWNDGTNEGNGNKYWALNEQVMFNLSNLFKGYRENRIWDVMAFAGAGVGRSMTYNTYALDYSAGVHSSWKVAKKTSVFVEAGVNTFDHNIDNCKGVADQSWKRRCNNFYAEVGLTFNLGSAKWKKAPDMDAVNALHQSELDALNAALADANAENERLQKLVENQPKNDAAAKTEAAAPAFANTPLSVFFNIGKSSIASKKDLVNVKALAEFAKENDTKLLVTGYADCATGSQAFNQKLSQKRAEQLAKQLVKMGVDKNNIEIKANGGVKELKPNSYNRRATVQIAE, from the coding sequence ATGAAAAAGTTATTAGCTATGCTGGCTTTGGCTAGCGTTACAATGGGAAGTTTTGCTCAGGACGTGACTCCTGATGAAAAGTATAGTATTGCCACCAATTCTTTTGCAAGCAATTGGTTCGTGCAGGTAGGTGCCGACTGGAATGCCTGGTATTCTGCCGAGGAGAGAGGACATGGCATGGCGAAGAGTCCATTCAAGAAGTTCCGCTCTAATCCAGGTGTATCACTTGCCATCGGTAAGTGGTTTACACCAAGCATCGGTCTCCGTACCAAGCTTCAAGGCATCTGGGGCAAAAAGGTGGATGCCGACTGGAACGATGGTACCAACGAAGGCAATGGCAACAAGTATTGGGCATTGAACGAGCAGGTGATGTTCAACCTGAGCAATCTTTTCAAGGGCTACAGAGAAAACCGCATCTGGGATGTGATGGCATTTGCCGGTGCCGGTGTGGGTCGTTCGATGACCTATAACACATACGCCCTGGATTATAGTGCCGGTGTTCACTCTTCCTGGAAGGTAGCCAAGAAGACCAGCGTCTTTGTGGAGGCAGGCGTGAATACCTTCGATCATAACATCGACAACTGCAAGGGTGTAGCCGACCAGAGCTGGAAGCGCCGTTGCAACAATTTCTATGCCGAGGTGGGCTTGACCTTCAACCTGGGTAGTGCAAAATGGAAGAAGGCTCCGGATATGGATGCAGTCAATGCACTTCATCAGTCAGAGCTTGATGCCTTGAATGCAGCCCTGGCAGATGCCAATGCAGAGAATGAGCGTTTGCAGAAGCTGGTAGAGAACCAGCCAAAGAATGATGCTGCTGCCAAGACAGAGGCTGCTGCTCCTGCATTCGCCAACACTCCACTTTCTGTGTTCTTCAATATCGGCAAGTCTTCTATTGCATCCAAGAAGGATTTGGTAAATGTGAAGGCTCTTGCTGAGTTTGCGAAAGAGAATGATACCAAATTGCTGGTTACCGGTTATGCTGACTGTGCTACAGGTTCTCAGGCATTCAATCAGAAACTCTCTCAGAAGCGTGCTGAGCAGTTGGCAAAGCAGCTTGTGAAGATGGGTGTGGATAAGAATAACATCGAAATCAAGGCAAACGGCGGTGTGAAGGAGTTGAAGCCAAACTCTTATAATCGTCGTGCAACCGTTCAGATTGCAGAGTAA
- the purB gene encoding adenylosuccinate lyase produces the protein MDLDLLTAISPIDGRYRGKTEQLANYFSEYALIRYRVRVEIEYFITLCELPLPQLASFDKQLFERLRDIYRNLDEKGAQRVKDIEKITNHDVKAVEYFIKEEFDKIGGLDAYKEFIHFGLTSQDINNTSVPLSVKEALEECFYPQVEELIAQLQTYADEWKDVPMLAKTHGQPASPTRLGKEIMVYVYRLTEQLESLKACKITAKFGGATGNYNAHHVAYPEYDWRAFGNKFVSEKLGLEREQYTTQISNYDHLGSIFDAIRRINTIIIDLDRDFWMYISMDYFKQKIKAGEVGSSAMPHKVNPIDYENSEGNLGIANAILQFLAQKLPVSRLQRDLTDSTVLRNIGVPLGHSVIAIQSTLKGLRKLILHEEKLQEDLNNTWAVVAEAIQTILRREAYPHPYEALKALTRTNTHMTEETIHEFIKGLNVSDSVKAELMAITPSNYTGIF, from the coding sequence ATGGATTTAGATTTATTGACTGCCATATCACCTATTGATGGTCGTTACAGGGGAAAAACAGAGCAACTCGCTAACTACTTTTCAGAGTATGCTCTTATTCGTTATCGCGTGCGCGTAGAGATTGAGTACTTCATTACTTTATGCGAATTACCTTTGCCACAGTTGGCTTCTTTCGACAAGCAGCTGTTTGAGCGTTTGCGTGACATCTATCGCAATCTCGACGAGAAGGGAGCACAGCGTGTGAAAGACATTGAGAAGATTACCAACCATGACGTGAAAGCCGTTGAGTACTTCATCAAGGAAGAGTTCGACAAGATTGGTGGCTTGGATGCCTACAAGGAGTTTATCCACTTCGGTCTGACTTCTCAGGACATCAACAACACCAGTGTGCCTCTCTCAGTAAAGGAGGCTCTGGAAGAGTGCTTCTACCCACAGGTAGAGGAGTTGATTGCACAGCTCCAGACTTACGCTGATGAGTGGAAGGATGTTCCAATGTTGGCAAAGACTCATGGTCAGCCTGCATCTCCAACCCGCTTGGGCAAGGAAATCATGGTTTACGTTTATCGTCTCACCGAGCAGCTCGAGTCTTTGAAGGCTTGCAAGATTACAGCTAAGTTTGGTGGTGCCACTGGTAACTACAATGCTCATCATGTGGCTTATCCAGAGTATGACTGGCGTGCCTTCGGCAACAAGTTCGTAAGCGAGAAGCTGGGCTTGGAGCGCGAGCAGTATACCACACAGATCAGCAACTATGATCATCTGGGTTCCATCTTTGATGCCATCCGCAGAATCAATACCATCATCATCGACTTGGACCGTGACTTCTGGATGTACATCTCTATGGATTACTTCAAGCAGAAAATCAAGGCTGGTGAGGTTGGTTCCAGTGCGATGCCACACAAGGTAAACCCTATCGATTACGAGAATAGCGAGGGTAACCTCGGTATTGCCAATGCCATTCTCCAGTTCCTGGCACAGAAGCTTCCAGTAAGCCGCTTGCAGCGTGACCTTACCGACAGCACCGTGCTCCGCAACATCGGTGTGCCTCTCGGTCACAGTGTCATCGCCATCCAGAGCACATTGAAGGGCTTGCGCAAGCTCATCCTCCACGAGGAGAAATTGCAGGAAGATTTGAATAATACATGGGCTGTAGTGGCTGAGGCTATCCAGACCATCCTTCGCCGTGAGGCTTATCCTCATCCATACGAGGCATTGAAGGCTCTCACCCGTACCAATACCCACATGACCGAGGAGACTATCCACGAGTTTATCAAGGGATTGAACGTGAGCGACAGCGTGAAGGCTGAGCTGATGGCTATCACTCCAAGTAATTATACAGGTATATTTTAA
- a CDS encoding pseudouridine synthase — MDSEIENKPQSQSSGNENTREGFSAGGYQKSYRSVGRSQRPRINSHRPSYGSDRSSNSSSEGGFRPEGFGAGLQGNSGSSDRPQRSSYGSSSRGGYGRPQGGYNSNRGGSSYGNSRGGGYGRPQGGYNSRPQQGGYNSRPRFNNNAEGDDQHQSNGGYQPRQQGGYGRPQGGGYGNNRGGGYGNNRGGGYNSNNRGGGYGNNRGGGYGNNRGGGYNSNNRGGGYGNNRGGGYNNNRGGGFRQHTPGYDPNAKYSMKKRIEYKEENIDPTEPLRLNKFLANAGVCSRREADEFIQAGLVTVNGEVVTELGTKILRTDEVKFHDAVVSLEKKVYVLLNKPKDYVTTSDDPQQRKTVMDLVKDVCPERIYPVGRLDRNTTGVLLLTNDGDLASKLTHPKFLKKKVYHVHLDKNLTSHDMDQIREGITLDDGEIKADAIEYADDRDKSQVGIEIHSGKNRIVRRIFESLGYRVTKLDRVQFAGLTKKNLRRGDWRFLTEKEVDMLRMGAFE; from the coding sequence ATGGATTCAGAAATCGAAAACAAACCACAGAGTCAATCGTCAGGCAACGAGAACACCCGAGAGGGCTTCAGCGCAGGCGGTTATCAGAAGAGTTATCGTAGTGTAGGTCGCTCACAGCGTCCACGTATTAACAGTCATCGCCCATCTTATGGCAGCGATAGAAGTAGTAACAGCAGTAGCGAGGGTGGCTTCCGCCCAGAAGGATTCGGAGCTGGCCTGCAGGGTAATTCGGGCAGCAGCGATCGTCCACAGCGCAGCAGCTATGGCAGCAGCAGCCGTGGTGGCTATGGCCGTCCACAGGGTGGCTACAACAGCAACCGTGGTGGCAGCAGCTATGGTAACAGCCGTGGCGGTGGTTATGGCCGTCCACAGGGTGGCTACAACAGCCGTCCTCAGCAGGGTGGTTACAATAGCCGTCCTCGTTTCAACAATAATGCAGAAGGTGACGACCAGCATCAGTCTAATGGTGGTTACCAGCCACGTCAGCAGGGTGGCTACGGCCGTCCACAGGGTGGTGGCTATGGCAACAACCGTGGCGGTGGTTACGGCAACAACCGTGGTGGTGGCTATAACAGCAACAACCGTGGCGGTGGCTATGGCAACAACCGTGGCGGTGGCTATGGCAACAACCGTGGCGGTGGCTATAACAGCAACAACCGTGGCGGTGGCTATGGCAACAACCGTGGTGGTGGCTATAACAACAACCGTGGTGGCGGCTTCCGCCAGCACACTCCTGGATACGATCCAAATGCTAAGTATAGCATGAAGAAGCGCATCGAGTACAAGGAGGAGAATATCGACCCAACAGAGCCATTGCGCTTGAACAAGTTCCTTGCCAATGCTGGTGTATGCTCTCGCCGTGAGGCTGATGAGTTCATCCAGGCTGGTCTGGTAACTGTCAATGGTGAGGTAGTTACCGAGTTGGGTACCAAGATTCTTCGCACCGACGAGGTGAAGTTCCACGATGCAGTGGTATCTTTGGAGAAGAAGGTATATGTATTGCTCAACAAGCCAAAGGATTACGTGACAACCAGCGATGATCCTCAGCAGCGCAAGACTGTGATGGACCTCGTGAAGGATGTATGCCCTGAGCGTATCTATCCTGTAGGTCGTCTCGACCGTAACACAACAGGTGTGCTCCTGTTGACCAACGATGGTGACCTGGCTTCTAAGCTGACTCATCCTAAGTTCTTGAAGAAGAAGGTATATCACGTACACCTCGACAAGAACCTCACTTCTCACGATATGGATCAGATTCGTGAGGGTATTACCTTGGATGACGGCGAGATCAAGGCAGACGCTATCGAGTATGCTGACGATCGCGACAAGTCACAGGTAGGCATCGAGATTCACAGCGGCAAGAACCGTATCGTTCGCCGTATCTTCGAGAGCCTCGGTTATCGTGTAACCAAGTTGGACCGTGTACAGTTTGCAGGTTTGACCAAGAAGAACCTCCGTCGTGGTGACTGGCGCTTCCTTACAGAGAAGGAAGTTGACATGCTCCGCATGGGTGCTTTTGAATAA
- the asnS gene encoding asparagine--tRNA ligase, whose translation MEKVKRTKVVDLLKSTAYDSIVNVKGWVRTHRSSKAVDFIALNDGSTINNIQIVVDPSKVDENQLRQITTGACISVVGTLVESQGAGQSVEIQCESIEIYGLCGSDYPMQKKGQSFEYMRQYAHLRLRTNTFGAVMRIRHNMAMAIHTYFHEHGYFYFNTPLITASDCEGAGQMFQVTTKNLYNLKKTEDGKIDYSDDFFGKQTSLTVSGQLEGELGATALGAIYTFGPTFRAENSNTPRHLAEFWMVEPEVAFLDMDGLMELEEDFIKYCIRWALEHCKDDLAFLNKMIDKGLIARLEGVLNSDFVHLPYTEGIRILQEAIANGKKFEFPCEWGDDLASEHERFLVEEHFKRPVIMTNYPKAIKAFYMKIDEEESGFGGKSGQTVQGTDVLFPQIGEIIGGSVREESYDKLMGEIEDRNIPMKDMNWYLDTRKYGSCPHAGFGLGFERLILFVTGMQNIRDVIPFPRTPKNAEF comes from the coding sequence ATGGAAAAAGTAAAAAGAACTAAAGTCGTTGACTTGCTCAAGAGCACAGCCTACGACTCAATCGTGAATGTTAAGGGATGGGTACGTACCCATCGTAGTAGCAAAGCAGTCGATTTTATCGCTCTTAACGATGGTTCTACTATTAATAATATTCAGATAGTAGTCGACCCATCAAAGGTCGATGAGAATCAGCTCCGCCAGATTACCACTGGTGCCTGCATCAGCGTAGTAGGTACCTTGGTAGAGAGCCAGGGTGCCGGTCAGAGTGTTGAGATTCAGTGCGAAAGCATCGAAATCTACGGTCTCTGCGGCAGTGACTATCCAATGCAGAAGAAGGGACAGAGCTTCGAGTACATGCGTCAGTATGCTCACCTCCGTCTTCGTACCAACACCTTTGGTGCCGTGATGCGTATCCGCCACAACATGGCGATGGCTATCCACACCTACTTCCACGAGCATGGATATTTCTATTTCAATACTCCTCTCATCACAGCCAGCGACTGTGAGGGTGCAGGTCAGATGTTCCAGGTTACAACCAAGAACCTCTACAATCTGAAGAAGACCGAGGATGGCAAGATTGACTATTCTGATGATTTCTTCGGCAAGCAGACTTCACTGACCGTTTCTGGTCAGTTGGAGGGTGAGCTGGGTGCCACAGCACTCGGTGCTATTTACACCTTCGGTCCTACCTTCCGTGCAGAGAACAGTAACACTCCTCGCCACCTGGCTGAGTTCTGGATGGTTGAGCCAGAGGTTGCTTTCCTGGATATGGATGGTTTGATGGAGCTAGAGGAAGACTTCATCAAGTATTGTATCCGTTGGGCACTGGAGCACTGCAAGGACGACCTTGCTTTCTTGAACAAGATGATTGACAAGGGTTTGATTGCTCGTCTGGAGGGCGTATTGAATTCAGACTTCGTTCATCTTCCATATACCGAGGGTATCCGCATCCTGCAGGAGGCTATTGCCAACGGCAAGAAGTTTGAGTTCCCATGCGAGTGGGGTGACGACCTGGCTTCAGAGCACGAGCGTTTCCTCGTAGAGGAGCACTTCAAGCGTCCTGTTATCATGACCAACTATCCAAAGGCCATCAAGGCATTCTATATGAAGATAGACGAGGAGGAGAGCGGCTTCGGCGGCAAGAGCGGTCAGACCGTTCAGGGTACCGACGTACTGTTCCCACAGATTGGTGAGATTATCGGCGGTTCTGTCCGTGAGGAGAGCTACGATAAGTTGATGGGTGAGATTGAGGACCGCAACATCCCTATGAAGGATATGAACTGGTATCTTGATACCCGTAAGTACGGTTCATGCCCACACGCAGGTTTCGGTCTCGGTTTCGAGCGTCTGATTCTCTTCGTAACCGGTATGCAGAACATCCGCGACGTGATTCCGTTCCCACGTACACCAAAGAATGCAGAGTTCTAA
- the trpS gene encoding tryptophan--tRNA ligase codes for MGKIILTGDRPTGKLHLGHYIGSLQRRVQLQNAGDFDRMFVFMADVQALTDNADNPEKIRQNITEVALDYLSAGLDPQKCTLYIQSMIPELAELTTYLMNLISVSRVQRNPTVKTEIKMRNFEANIPLGFFCYPVSQAADITAFKATTVPAGEDQEPMLEVTRELVRRFNQTYAPVLVEPEILLPEIACCRRLPGTDGKEKMSKSLGNCIYMSDDEKTVWKKVKKMSNGEPRMSMEEPGHLEGNAVFTYLEAFSTPEDFAEFWPEFKTLDELKEQYVKGGIGDGTCKKFLNSVINKMLDPIRARRHEFEQDIPEVFNILKKGSEDAREFAAQTMDEVRKAMRIDYFSDAAYIEEQAAKFRI; via the coding sequence ATGGGAAAGATTATATTGACGGGCGACCGTCCTACAGGTAAACTTCACCTGGGTCACTACATCGGCTCATTGCAGCGCCGAGTACAGCTTCAGAATGCTGGCGACTTCGATAGAATGTTCGTTTTCATGGCCGACGTTCAGGCTTTGACAGATAATGCCGATAACCCGGAGAAGATTCGCCAGAACATCACAGAGGTAGCACTCGATTATCTTTCTGCGGGTCTCGATCCACAGAAGTGTACACTCTATATCCAGAGTATGATTCCTGAGTTGGCAGAGTTGACTACCTACCTGATGAACCTCATCTCTGTATCTCGTGTTCAGCGTAACCCAACCGTGAAAACAGAGATCAAGATGCGTAACTTCGAGGCAAACATTCCTCTCGGTTTCTTCTGCTATCCTGTGAGCCAGGCTGCCGACATCACCGCTTTCAAGGCAACAACCGTGCCTGCCGGTGAGGACCAGGAGCCTATGCTGGAGGTAACCCGCGAATTGGTTCGCCGTTTTAACCAGACTTATGCGCCTGTATTGGTAGAGCCAGAGATTCTGCTTCCTGAGATTGCTTGCTGCCGTCGCCTTCCAGGAACTGATGGTAAGGAGAAGATGAGTAAGAGTCTCGGCAACTGCATCTACATGAGCGATGACGAGAAGACCGTTTGGAAGAAGGTGAAGAAGATGTCTAACGGTGAGCCACGCATGAGCATGGAAGAGCCTGGACATCTGGAGGGAAATGCCGTGTTCACTTATCTGGAGGCATTCTCTACTCCTGAGGACTTCGCTGAGTTCTGGCCAGAGTTCAAGACTTTGGATGAGTTGAAGGAGCAGTATGTGAAGGGTGGTATCGGTGATGGCACCTGCAAGAAGTTCCTGAACAGCGTCATCAACAAGATGCTTGACCCAATCCGTGCCCGCCGTCATGAGTTTGAGCAGGATATTCCTGAGGTATTCAATATCCTGAAGAAGGGTAGCGAAGATGCCCGCGAATTTGCAGCCCAGACCATGGACGAGGTTCGCAAGGCAATGCGCATCGACTACTTCAGCGATGCTGCCTATATTGAGGAGCAGGCTGCGAAGTTTAGAATTTAG